Part of the Falsibacillus albus genome, CACTTCATTATACGTGACAACTTCCAACGGACGCGCCTTTTCAGCAATCCGCGGGTCAGCTGTCATGATCCCTTCTACGTCAGTGAAGATATCAATCCATTCTGCATTCAATGCTGCTCCTAGGGCTGCAGCCGATGTATCGCTTCCACCACGTCCGATCGTGGTGATATCCCCATTTTTTGCTGCACCTTGAAAACCTGCAACCACGACGACATCATTATATTTCAATTCGCGTATGATGCGGTCGCACTTCATCTCAATGATTTTAGCATTTGTATGATCGTTATTGGTAATAAAGCCAGCTTGTGCACCTGTAAGCGACACTGCACTAATTCCAGATTGAATTAGCAAATTGGTAAAAACCACGCTCGAAATCGTTTCTCCACATGAAAGCAGAACATCCTGCTCCCTTTTGCTGATTGCCGTGCCCTGCCCCCCTACAAGCGAGAGCAGTGTATCTGTTGCATATGGTTCACCTTTTCTTCCCATTGCAGATACCACAACCACGACTTTGTAGCCTTCAGCAATGCTTTTCTCAATCTGCTTTTTAGCTTGATTACGGCTCTCGGGATCACGAACCGACGTGCCGCCAAACTTTTGTACGATCATTTTCATTGTTACACCTCAAACCATTCCTATTTCAAGTGTTTAATATAGGAGTTATTTTCGATTAGTCTATGTCGGGATTACTTCACTATTCCCAACTTCACTAAACTTTCTGCAATTTGCACTGAATTCCATGCTGCACCTTTAAGTAAGTTATCAGAAACGATCCATAAATGGAAGCCTTTCTGGTCATCCAAATCTTTACGTATTCTTCCAACAAAGACATCATTCTTTCCAACAGAGTGAGCCGGCATTGGATATAACTGTTCTTCAGGACGGTCCTGGAGAACAATTCCAGGTGCAGATTCTAAAAGGGCCTGTAGTTCTGACACCGTTGTATTTTCTGACTCCAATTCAATATATACGGATTCAGAATGTCCTGTGACAACTGGTAAACGGACACATGTTGCAGCCACTTTTAATTGTGGCATATGCATGATTTTCTTTGTTTCATTTATCATTTTCATTTCTTCAAATGTATAGCCGTTATCCTGAAACTTATCGATTTGAGGAATAGCATTGAAAGCAATCTGATAATGCTTCTGATCACCTTTCACAGGCAGGATTTCAGGTTTGGCTTCTTTTCCATCAATAATATCCTGCGATTGGGTGTGCAATTCTTCAATAGCGGCTGCACCTGCACCGGATACAGCTTGATAAGTTGAAACAACAACCTTTGACAGGCCATATTTCTTTCGAATCGGCTCCAATGCCACAACCATTTGGATCGTAGAGCAATTTGGATTAGCTATGATACCATTATGAGTGCGCAAATCTTCCTCATTCACTTCAGGAACGACGAGCGGGACATCCGGATCCATTCGATAGGCACTTGTATTATCTACCACGATCGCCCCGCGTTTAACCGCCTCGGGAGCAAACAGCTTTGAAATGCTTCCGCCTGCGCTGAACAATGCGATATCCACATCTTCAAAGCTTTCCGGCTTTGCCTCCTCAACAATGATGTCCTGGCCATTATATGAAACCTTCGTCCCTGCAGATCTAGCTGAGGAAAGAAGAGTCAATTTTCGAATTGGAAAATTTCTATTTTCTAAAGTTTGTACCATTTGTTGACCCACGGCGCCGGTCGCGCCGACAACCGCTACATGTAAACCTGATGCTGACATGAGATTTATTCCCCTTCCGATTCTTCAGTAATAATTAATGAAAATATTAATAACGTTTATTTTAACACATTCAATTTAATACCCATATAATTTTCAATCAGAATTCGGGAAAAAGTTGAAGGGGAATTACTCCCCATCCATATATCTTTCTACCAATACAGGCTGGATCTGACGGCCTTCAATCGCCTCGAGAATCGTCGGTTGAAGCATACTCATCCTCGCCACCATCGATTTCGGCTTCTTTTGCGGTTCATCCTGGCCGAATGGGATGAAATAGATATCCTTGGCTGCCATTAATTTCATCAGATTTACTCCATTTAACCCCAGTGCATCGTTAGTGGATATCCCCAATACGACCGGCCGATGATTCCTTAGTGTGGCCTTTGCTGCCATCAATACAGGACTGTCGGTCATCGCATTGGCGAATTTACTCATGGAATTCCCTGTCAACGGGGCAATGACCATACAATCAAGCGGCAATTTAGGACCCAATGGTTCTGCTTTCACAATGGAATCCACCACTTTCGTCCCTGTGGCTTTTTCTATCCTTTCGATCCAATCTTCTCCTTTTCCAAAACGGGTCTCTGTGTTTTGAACGGTAAAAGTTACGACGGGTATTACTTCAGCGCCGGCACTTACAAGCTTTTCGATTTCCGGGAATACAGCATCATACGTACAATGTGAACCTGTTAATCCAAAACCGATCCTTTTTCCTGCCAAACTCATGTTGTAGACTCCTTTCTATTCAAGAGATCATCCTCGAGCAGTTGTGATAGGACACCAGCCAAGATTTGACCGGCAGACTTAGGTGCGACGATTCCCGGCAGTCCAGGAGCGAGCAAAGCCTTTATGCCCCTTTTTTCCGCATATCGGAAATCCGTTCCACCTGGCTTGGAAGCTAAATCAATAATCAAAGTTTGCGGGGGCATTTTGGCAATGACACTTGCCGTGACGATTGGATGCGGGATCGTATTGATACAAATATCTGTATCCTGTACTTCCTTAGCCAGATCATTCAAATGAAAAGGGGTCAATCCCATCTCGGTGATTCTGGCAATATGCTCTGATTTGCGAGCTCCTACCTTGACCTTTGCACATAAATGATTAAAAATCCTCGCAACGCTCATTCCGACCCTTCCAAGTCCCAATACAGTCACATTCGAGCCATGAATCGTAATATCGGTATGTTGGATCGCCATCATGATGGTGCCTTCCACCGTCGGAATAGAATTATAGATAGCAACATCATCCCGTTCAAAAAGCTGGATGAGCCGACGGTCTGCTTTCTTGGTTATTCCATCAAGATACGCGTTGCTGATCCCGGAATAAACGGTACAATGCGCAGGCGTTTTTCTTAAAATCTCTTCGGTGAGCAATACTTTTTCATTTGAGAAAATGGTTTCCACTTTGCCTTCTAAATTCGTCCCCGGCACTGGCAATATGATCGCGTCTGTCGTGGTAAAGTCCACATCATTCAATTTTTCTTTCACTGCTCCTGTAAATGCATGGTCCAGCTGTTCGAATCCAATAAGAGATAGTTTAGCGTCCAATTCGGTCAGCTTTCGAATGATTTCCAGTTGACGAGCATCTCCGCCGATCACTGTGATCTGCATTCCAGTCAACATCAATGCATTCACCTTCTTTAGTCTTAATCATCGAACTGTTAAAATCGTTTTCACTTCATCAGTGTATGAGAAAGAAAAACATTCGGTGAGTCATCCATTCAAATAGTTATGCAGTTTTTTCATTTCCAAATTCAAAAGGCGGTTTTCGTCATTTTTGCTGCTATTCATCAGAGGTTATGTATGGTTGATTTCCTTAGAAGGATGATGGCTTTCCGAGGAGCCTCACACGAAGTGAGGTGGTTCGATGCTGCATCTGATGAGTTATATAAAAGAAAGCCTGTAAAACAAGAACATTTGAGAAAGTATTTTCGAGAAAAAAGCAAATAAAAGACCGTCCCCAAAAACGGAACGGTCCTTTATCTGAAATTTATCGGTCTTCTGGAACTTCCAAAATCATCATTTCGCTCCCGATTGTGCGGATATGCGTCCATGGAACGCGAATTTCTGCTCCTTTATTCCTGCTCCCGAACCATTTCCCGGTTGGGATGATGAGCGAGCCGATTTGCCCGGTCCTTGCATCAATTTCAAGGTCGGTTTGTCCCAATACGCCCAACCTTTCGGCTCTGCGGTAATCGACGATTTCTTTTCCGCTGAGTTCACTTAGCCTCATGTTGCACACCTCCATGTCTTCCTTTTATATCAATGTATAAAAAGCTTTTCCATTTTAGAAGTGGATTTCAGGAATTAGTTTAGATTATGTTTACCACTGTTTTGTCTTGAGAAGAGCAGAATCTACAATGGGTTGTGCAAAGTTGATTTCCACGGAAGGATGCTCACTTTCCGCGGGGCTGGTGGTGAGCCTCCTCGCTCCTCACCTTGCCCCCTTTTCCCTCCCCAGTCTCATTTTCATTAAAAGCCCAATATTTGAAAAAGAACTTAAAAGAGAGGGCTTTCCGGATGAACGATCACCCGGGAGCCCTCCCATCATTTTTATATTAAATACCTTTTGGCAAATCACCATTTGGACCGATTAAGGATAGCGAATAAAGGTCGGTGAAAATACGGTTGCTTAATTCATTGACGCCTTTAATGGTCACTGAATCCACTTCGTCGACGATCTCATCTAGTGAGCGGTGCCTGCCAAGCAGGAGTTCGTTCTTCCCATTCCGGCTCATTCGACTATTTGTACTTTCGAGGCTCAGCATCAAATTGCCCTTTAACTGCTCCTTGCTATTCAGTAATTCTTTTTCAGTGATCCCGTCTTTTTTCAATAGTGCCAATGTTTCTTGCACGGTATCAAATAATTGGTCCATTTGCTTAGCGCCTGTTCCTCCATAAATGGTTACCATACCGCTGTCTTTATAAGAGGTATGGTACGAAAATACGGAATATGCAAGTCCCCTTTTTTCTCGTACCTCCTGAAATAGCCTTGATGACATGCTTCCACCAAGAATATTATTTAATACGATCAGGCTGTAAACATCTCTATGCCCAATTTGAAGGCCTTCAAACCCTAAACATAAGTGGGCTTGTTCAGTGTCTTTTTTCCGAGCAAGTTGATTAAAGTGAAATTCCGGTTCTTTCTCAAAAATAGCTCGATTTCCACCCTTATATGTACCAAACTTTTTCTCCACTGTTCGGATGAATTCTTCATTGATATTTCCTGCAATGGATATCACAACCTTGTCAGGCGTATACATATTGTGCATGTATTCTTTTAATTTGTTCTGATCGAAAGTATCAAGTGTTTCTTCCGTTCCTAAAATAGGGTAACCTAGCGGATGACTTTGATAAGCTGCCTTGCTTAATAAATCATGGACGATATCATCCGGAGTGTCTTCATACATTTTTATTTCTTCAAAAACGACATTCTTTTCCTTCTTCAGCTCCTCTTGATCGAAAGTGGAGTTGAAAAACATATCGGACAATATATCCAGTGCCATCTCAGAATGGTTATCCAGCACCTTCGCATAATAGCACGTATATTCTTTGGAGGTAAATGCATTTACCTGCCCTCCGATTGCATCGAATGCTTCAGCTATTTCACGTGCTCCTCTATTTTCAGTTCCTTTAAAGAACATGTGCTCCAAAAAATGAGAGATTCCGTTATTTTCTGGGGTCTCATCTCTTGATCCAGTCCCTATCCATATTCCGATAGCAACCGAACGTACGGTTGGGATTTCTTCTAGTACAATTCTTACGCCGTTTTGGCATGTATATTTCTTGATCAAAAGTGTTCCTCCTATTCTTGTTGAATACACAGAGATTGCTTTGATTATCTCATTCTGCCTGATCAGCGGCCGATAATTTGACGATCCTCTCTTCATCTACTAAATCAGAAACTGTCCCAAAACGCAATTGCTTCTTTTTAATTTGGGTGATTAACTGATCAAGCGCTTTTGAGGATGATTCTGTCGGATGCATTAATATCATGGCACCAGGGTGGACTTTTGATACAACCCTTTGGATCAGGACATCCGGAGATGGCTTCTGCCAATCGATTGTATCAACGCTCCACATGATCGTTCCCATATTGAGTTCATCTGCGATTTGAACAACTTCATCCCTGTAGCTTCCACTTGGAGGCGCAAACCATCTTACCTCTGTCCCAGTCGTCGCTTTAATCACATCATTTGTTTTTGACAACTCGTCCTTGATCCGATTGGACGACAATATTTTCATATTCGGATGTGTATACGAATGATTCCCGATTTCATGACCAGCATCGACGATCATTTTTGCAAGCTTAGGGTTTTGCTTCACCCATCTTCCCTCAAGAAAAAAGGTTGCATGAATGTTTTGTTTTTTCAATGTTGCCAGCATATCAGGGAGGAATTCATTCCCCCAAGCTACATTTATTAGTAGGGAAACCATTGGTTTATCGGGATTTCCTTTATAGATCGGGGCGGGAGGCAAATCCTTCAGATGGACTTTAGGCGGAACCTGCTTGAATATGAGCTTTTGTTCACTAAACGTTTGATCTTTTTTCATTTTTTTATAAGAGGCATCTATATCCACTTTCAGTCCATTATATCCAGGGATGGTTTTCCATACTCTATCAATTTTAGCATCTTGTGGCTTAATTGAAAATTGTTCTGCTGCTTTTTCTATTTTTGAATATACATCATTATTCGAGCCCGCCGCTTCGACGGCACTTTCCTTCAGCCGATATACATATTGACTTGATAACGGATTCTGAACGGCTGCAATCGTAATGATCACAATCAAACCTATTTCAACTACCAGACTCTTTCTCACGTTCTCCTCCTCCTTCCATATAAATTATGAATGTGAAGGACAAGGTAGAACACATCAAATAAAAAGGCCGACCCTTTCAAGAACGGTGACGCCTCGCACATTCAGTACGGGGATCCGCAGCTTGGTTGGGTCAGCCTTGGTTCTAATGATTATTTTTCTTGCTGTTCTTCTTTTTCCCGTTGTTCTTTTAATACGACTTTACGAGAAAGATTGACTCGACCTTGATTGTCGATATCGATGACCTTCACTAGTATTTCATCACCCAATGAAACGACATCTTCCACTTTTCTGATGCGTTCTTCAGCCAGTTCGGAAATATGGACAAGACCATCTTTCCCATTGAATATTTCAACAAAAGCACCGAACTTTTCGATCCGTTTTACTTTACCAAGATACATTTGACCGACTTCCACTTCACGGACGATATCTTCGATGATCTTTTTCGCTTTCTTATTCATATCTTCATCAACTGATGAAATGAATACTGTACCGTCTTGTTCAATATCAATCTTGACGCCTGTCTCTTCAATGATTTTATTGATCTGTTTCCCGCTCGGTCCGATGACATCACGGATTTTATCCGGATTGATTGACATCGTTAAAATCTTAGGCGCATATTGAGATAAATACTCTCTTGGTGCCGATATCGTTGAAAGCATGCTGTCCAAAATTTGCATACGGCCTTTTTTGGCTTGCTGAAGTGCTTCTTCAAGGATTTCGCGTGAAAGACCCTCGATTTTAATATCCATTTGAAGCGCAGTCACGCCTTTTTCAGTTCCGGCTACTTTGAAGTCCATGTCACCCAAGTGATCTTCCATTCCTTGGATATCCGTTAAGATTGTATAATATTCACCTGATTTGACAAGCCCCATCGCGATCCCGGCAACCGGTGCTTTAATTGGGACTCCGGCGTCCATCATGGCAAGGGTGCTTCCGCAGATGCTTGCCTGTGAAGTAGAGCCATTTGATTCAAGCACTTCCGATACAAGCCTGATTGTATATGGAAAATCCTTTTCGTTTGGAATGATCGGTTCAAGGGCACGTTCACCAAGTGCACCATGGCCAATTTCACGGCGGCCTGGACCTCTCATCGGACCTGTTTCACCAACTGAGAAGAGAGGGAAATTGTAATGATGCATGAATCGTTTTGATTCCTCGATGCCCAATCCGTCTAGAATTTGAACATCCCCAAGAGCGCCAAGTGTACATACACTCAAGGCCTGCGTCTGTCCTCGCGTAAAGAGGCCGGAACCATGTGTACGCGGCAATATGCCAACCATTGATGAAAGCGGACGTATTTCGTCGACGCCGCGGCCATCCGGACGGACTTTATCTTCTGTGATCAGGCGTCGCACTTCACCTTTTACAAGCTTGTCCAATACCTTCTTCACTTGTTTAGTCGTTTCTTCTTCTGTTTCCTCGCGTTCTTCGAAGACGGCTAAGACTTTATCTTTTACAGCCTTGATGGCATCTTCGCGCGCATGCTTTTCCTGTACTTGGATGGCAGCGATCATCTCTTCTTCGCACAGCTCACGGACTTGAGCTTCAATGTCTGAATCAATGACAGACAGCTCGATTGCCATCTTTTCCTTGCCGACTTTTTCCACAATTTCTTCTTGGAATGCAATCAATTTCTTGATTTCTTCATGACCGAACATAATCGCTTCTAGCATCGTTTCTTCAGGAACTTCCTGTGCACCGGCTTCAACCATGTTGATGGCATCTTTCGTACCAGCAACTGTCAAATGCATTGTGCTTCTTTCCAATTGTTCAACTGTTGGATTGATCACAAATTCATCATCGACCAAACCGACAATCACTCCGGCAATCGGTCCATCAAATGGAATATCGGATACTGATAATGCCAAGGATGAACCAAACATTGCGCCCATTTCAGATGAACAATCTTGATCCACACTCATGACCATGCTGATGACTTGAACTTCATTCCTGAAGCCATCCGCGAAAAGCGGGCGAATCGGTCTATCGATCAGGCGGCTTGCCAAAATGGCTTTTTCACTTGGTCTTCCTTCACGTTTAATGAAACCTCCCGGAATTTTACCAACCGCGTATAGACGTTCTTCATAATTAACTGTCAATGGAAAGAAATCAAGATTTTTCGGTTCCTTCGAGGCAGTAGCCGTACTCAATACTGCTGTGTCACCATATCGTACTAAAACTGCTCCATTTGCCTGCTTCGCCAATTGTCCTATTTCGACTGTCAATTTTCGACCGGCCCAGTCTGTCGAAAAGACCTGTTTACTTTGATCCATATATGAACCCCTCTCTATTTTGAACATCATCTAATTATTCACACATATTTGTTACATTTTATCATATAAAGCACATTGTGCAGAAATATCGTAAAGAAAAGTTATTATGTATTCTTGACAAACATGCAAATTCCAAAACAATTTGAAATAAAATAATATGATTTTTAACCTAATAAAAAAGCGGGAAGAAATCCCGCTTCTTGTCATAACTTATCGACGTAGACCAAGCTTCGTGATTAATTCACGGTAACGTTGAACGTCATTGTTACGCAAATAAGTTAATAGGTTACGACGTTTACCTACCATTTTCAAAAGACCGCGACGAGAGTGGTGGTCCTTCTTGTGAGTACGTAAGTGGTCATTCAAATTGTTGATTGATTCAGTAAGGATAGCAATTTGAACCTCTGGTGATCCAGTGTCAGTGTCGTGTACTTTGTACTCACTGATAAGTTCGTTTTTACGCTCTTGAGTGATAGCCATCCTGATTCACCTCCTAAAATTAAGTAAAAGGATATGAAATCCTTTCAAATCCCCTATTACTGAGCAAGCGTCGGAGACTCGCCTTGCCAAGCAAAGGTTCATTTCATACGTATATAAGAATACTATTAAAGTATGTAAAAAGCAAGTCTAAACATGATGATTTTCGAAGTATTGAATGGCTTTCTCTTTATCCATACCAATTTGAGCGATCAATTCATCGATACCATTGAATTTTTCTTCAGCGCGTAGACGTTTATGCCATTGAATAACGACTTCTTCTCCGTAAATGGAGCGGTCGAAATCAAACAGATGCACTTCGATGGTAAGTGAAAATTCATCGGGATTTTTGAATGTCGGTTTATATCCGATGTTGCATACTCCATTCTCCCATTCATTATTAACGAGCATACGTACGGCATATACGCCATTTTTAGGGATCAGAAAGTCATCATTCATTTCGATATTTGCTGTCGGGAAACCTATTTTTCTTCCTCTTTTATCCCCATGGACGACAGTTCCATCGGTTCTGTAAAACCTGCCTAATAGACTCGGGATTCTATCTACTTCCCCATTTGCTATTTTTTCCCTGATCAATGATGAACTGACTTTTTCATCTTCTTCATTCACCAGCTTCTCAACCGTGGTTTGCGTGAATACATGTCGGGAATGAAATGGCATCGTATCCATTTTTCCTTTCCCAAGTCTGCCATAGCTATAATCAAAGCCTGCCACCACGTGCTGGACATTCAATCTGATCAAATAATCATCCACAAATTCCTGTGGGAGCAAATGAGCAAAATCTGACGTAAAGCGGACAATAAATAAATAATCAATCCCCAAGGATTCAACCAAATTAATTTTTTCCTGGAGAGGTGTGATATATTCTATATGCTTATGTTTATGGCCCAATACGACAGATGGATGGGGGTCAAACGTCATGACAGCACTTTGAATGTTCTTTTCTTTCGCAATGGATATCGCTGTGTTCATCACTTTTTGATGCCCAAGATGCACTCCATCGAAATATCCAAGCGCCATGACCAATGGAGGGAAATCATCCTTTTGATAAGAATGGGGATGATGGATTGTTATAACCTTCAAAATACCTCACCTAATTCCTCTATTCATTGCGTAGAACTTTGACCGGTTTAATGAATTCTGGCTTGGATGGATGTGGTTGATATATTGCAAGCGCATTCCCATCATGTATCAAGACCGACTGGAGGTCCACTATAGGCACAGAAGACTTTTCTAAAACGGCTCCATTTCTTACTTTCTCTGCTACTTTATCACTAATTTCAATATTGGGCAAATGAGAAATCCCCCGCTCCAAAGGGGCGACAGCCTTATCAATTTCACCCTTCTCAATCAGCTCGTTCAGTTCCTCGAACGTGAAGCAGTCTTCCTGTAAAAATGATCCTGATGAAGTTCTTACCAGTTTTGACATATGAGCGGGATATCCAAGTTTTTCACCGATCATGACCGCCAATGTTCGAATATACGTCCCCTTGCTGCAGTCAACAGAAAAGCTGAATATGGCCTTGCCATCACTGAAAGAAATTTGGCTTGTCAATTGAATGTCTTTGATTTGAACCCTTCGCGATGGTCTTTCAACTTCAATTCCTGCACGTGCATATTCATATAGTTTTTTCCCTTTCACTTTCACTGCGGAGTACATCGGAGGAGTTTGGGTGATTTCACCTGTCAACTGATTGAACACCTCTAGGACCTCTTCCTTGGTTATCGGCTCTTCGACTCGTTTTGCTTCAACGATCTCCCCCGATGCATCTTCGGTTGTGGTTGAAAAGCCAACCACGACCTCGCCCACATAAGACTTTCCAGTATTCATCATATATTCGGAAATTTTAGTTGCCTTCCCGAGGCAAATCGGCAATACGCCTGTCACGTCAGGATCGAGGGTTCCTGTATGCCCGACCTTTTTCATCCGAAGCATCTTCCTTATTTTAAAAACACAATCGTGGGAAGTCATACCTGCTGGCTTCCATATTGGCAGGATGCCGTCCATAATCCTCACACACCTTTAATGATTTTTTACATAAAAAAGGGATAGACATAGTCTATCCTTTTATATACTTATTCATCGCCGTTCGGTTCGTCGTCTTGAATTCCCTTCAAGAGGGACTCAATTCGATTTCCGTAGTCAATGGATTCGTCAAATTCGAAAATGAGTTCAGGTGTTTTGCGGAGGCGGATTCTTTGTCCGATTTCGGATCGGATGAATCCCTTTGCTTTCGCTAACCCCTTAAGCGTATTTTCTTTTTGATCATCATCACCCAATACGGTAATGTATACCTTTGCCTGTTGAAGGTCGCCGGATACTTCAACATCCGTGACCGTTACAAATCCAATGCGCGGGTCTTTGATTTTTCGGCCGATGATATCGCCAAGTTCTTTCTTCATTTGTTCGCCTACACGATTAGTACGGTGGCTCATTAAGATTCACCTCTTTTACAACCATTCAAAGGATGTCTGTCCCCTTTCCCACTCAGGGAAGGAATCAATAAATTTAATGGCTCGCTCCAATTCCTTTTCGGCTGCTTGACGGGAGGAAGCAACGGTTACAAGCGTAATCCGGGTATGCTGCCAGACGTCCTGATGGCCGATTTCTGAAACGGAAACGTTGTATTTTTGTTTGAGCCGCGTCAACACACGTTGAAGCACGGCTCTTTTGTCTTTAAGGGATTGGGCATCATAGATCAAGCAGTCAAATTCTGCTGATGCAATCATTTGCGAGCGATTTCCTCCATGACATATGCCTCGATGATGTCGCCTTCTTTGATGTCATTATAGTTCTTGATTGTGATTCCGCATTCGTAGCCTTTGCTGACTTCTTTTGCATCATCTTTGTAGCGTTTCAGCACATCCACTTCACCTTCAAAGATCACGACGCCGTCGCGGATCAAGCGGATACCACTGTCGCGAGTGATTTTCCCTTCTGTGATGAAGCTTCCAGCAATTGTACCGACTTTAGAAACCTTGAATGTTTGACGAACTTCAGCTTGACCGATGATTTTTTCCTCAAATTCCGGATCAAGCATCCCTTTCATCGCAGATTCGATTTCCTCAATCACTTTATAGATGATTCGGTGCAGACGGATGTCAACGCCTTCTGCTTCGGCAGCGCGTTTCGCATTGACATCAGGACGTACGTTAAAGCCGATGACAATTGCATTGGAAGCAGCGGCAAGCGTGATATCCGATTCATTGATTGCCCCGACTGCTGTATGAATGATTCTGACATTGACGCCTTCCACTTCTATTTTTTGAAGGGACGCCGCCATAGCTTCTGCAGAACCTTGTACATCCGCTTTGAGGACAATATTCAAGTCTTTCATTTCACCTTGCTTCATTTGTTCAAACAGGTTATCAAGGCTGACGCGTGATTTTTCTCCGCGTTGTGCTTGTAGAGCTTGTTGCGCCCTGTTTTCACCAACTTGACGAGCGGTTTTCTCATCATTGAATACAACGAAACGATCTCCCGCTTGAGGAACATCATTTAATCCTGTGATTTCTACAGGAGTTGAAGGGCCTGCTTCTTTGACACGTCGCCCAAGGTCATTCACCATTGCACGAACACGGCCGAAGGTGTTTCCGACAACAATCGGATCCCCGACGCGAAGCGTACCGTTTTGTACCAATAGCGTCGCTACCGAACCACGGCCTTTATCCAATTGGGCCTCTACAACTGTACCGATTGCATTTCTATTTGGATTTGCTTTATATTCCTCTACTTCACCTACAAGCAGGATCATCTCGAGCAGATTGTCAATTCCATCACCTGATAATGCAGATAGCGGAACGAAAATTGTATCGCCGCCCCATGCTTCAGGGATGAGTCCA contains:
- the dpaB gene encoding dipicolinate synthase subunit B — encoded protein: MSLAGKRIGFGLTGSHCTYDAVFPEIEKLVSAGAEVIPVVTFTVQNTETRFGKGEDWIERIEKATGTKVVDSIVKAEPLGPKLPLDCMVIAPLTGNSMSKFANAMTDSPVLMAAKATLRNHRPVVLGISTNDALGLNGVNLMKLMAAKDIYFIPFGQDEPQKKPKSMVARMSMLQPTILEAIEGRQIQPVLVERYMDGE
- the pnp gene encoding polyribonucleotide nucleotidyltransferase; amino-acid sequence: MDQSKQVFSTDWAGRKLTVEIGQLAKQANGAVLVRYGDTAVLSTATASKEPKNLDFFPLTVNYEERLYAVGKIPGGFIKREGRPSEKAILASRLIDRPIRPLFADGFRNEVQVISMVMSVDQDCSSEMGAMFGSSLALSVSDIPFDGPIAGVIVGLVDDEFVINPTVEQLERSTMHLTVAGTKDAINMVEAGAQEVPEETMLEAIMFGHEEIKKLIAFQEEIVEKVGKEKMAIELSVIDSDIEAQVRELCEEEMIAAIQVQEKHAREDAIKAVKDKVLAVFEEREETEEETTKQVKKVLDKLVKGEVRRLITEDKVRPDGRGVDEIRPLSSMVGILPRTHGSGLFTRGQTQALSVCTLGALGDVQILDGLGIEESKRFMHHYNFPLFSVGETGPMRGPGRREIGHGALGERALEPIIPNEKDFPYTIRLVSEVLESNGSTSQASICGSTLAMMDAGVPIKAPVAGIAMGLVKSGEYYTILTDIQGMEDHLGDMDFKVAGTEKGVTALQMDIKIEGLSREILEEALQQAKKGRMQILDSMLSTISAPREYLSQYAPKILTMSINPDKIRDVIGPSGKQINKIIEETGVKIDIEQDGTVFISSVDEDMNKKAKKIIEDIVREVEVGQMYLGKVKRIEKFGAFVEIFNGKDGLVHISELAEERIRKVEDVVSLGDEILVKVIDIDNQGRVNLSRKVVLKEQREKEEQQEK
- a CDS encoding M16 family metallopeptidase; this translates as MIKKYTCQNGVRIVLEEIPTVRSVAIGIWIGTGSRDETPENNGISHFLEHMFFKGTENRGAREIAEAFDAIGGQVNAFTSKEYTCYYAKVLDNHSEMALDILSDMFFNSTFDQEELKKEKNVVFEEIKMYEDTPDDIVHDLLSKAAYQSHPLGYPILGTEETLDTFDQNKLKEYMHNMYTPDKVVISIAGNINEEFIRTVEKKFGTYKGGNRAIFEKEPEFHFNQLARKKDTEQAHLCLGFEGLQIGHRDVYSLIVLNNILGGSMSSRLFQEVREKRGLAYSVFSYHTSYKDSGMVTIYGGTGAKQMDQLFDTVQETLALLKKDGITEKELLNSKEQLKGNLMLSLESTNSRMSRNGKNELLLGRHRSLDEIVDEVDSVTIKGVNELSNRIFTDLYSLSLIGPNGDLPKGI
- a CDS encoding YlmC/YmxH family sporulation protein; its protein translation is MRLSELSGKEIVDYRRAERLGVLGQTDLEIDARTGQIGSLIIPTGKWFGSRNKGAEIRVPWTHIRTIGSEMMILEVPEDR
- a CDS encoding polysaccharide deacetylase family protein: MRKSLVVEIGLIVIITIAAVQNPLSSQYVYRLKESAVEAAGSNNDVYSKIEKAAEQFSIKPQDAKIDRVWKTIPGYNGLKVDIDASYKKMKKDQTFSEQKLIFKQVPPKVHLKDLPPAPIYKGNPDKPMVSLLINVAWGNEFLPDMLATLKKQNIHATFFLEGRWVKQNPKLAKMIVDAGHEIGNHSYTHPNMKILSSNRIKDELSKTNDVIKATTGTEVRWFAPPSGSYRDEVVQIADELNMGTIMWSVDTIDWQKPSPDVLIQRVVSKVHPGAMILMHPTESSSKALDQLITQIKKKQLRFGTVSDLVDEERIVKLSAADQAE
- the dpaA gene encoding dipicolinic acid synthetase subunit A, with amino-acid sequence MLTGMQITVIGGDARQLEIIRKLTELDAKLSLIGFEQLDHAFTGAVKEKLNDVDFTTTDAIILPVPGTNLEGKVETIFSNEKVLLTEEILRKTPAHCTVYSGISNAYLDGITKKADRRLIQLFERDDVAIYNSIPTVEGTIMMAIQHTDITIHGSNVTVLGLGRVGMSVARIFNHLCAKVKVGARKSEHIARITEMGLTPFHLNDLAKEVQDTDICINTIPHPIVTASVIAKMPPQTLIIDLASKPGGTDFRYAEKRGIKALLAPGLPGIVAPKSAGQILAGVLSQLLEDDLLNRKESTT
- the asd gene encoding aspartate-semialdehyde dehydrogenase gives rise to the protein MSASGLHVAVVGATGAVGQQMVQTLENRNFPIRKLTLLSSARSAGTKVSYNGQDIIVEEAKPESFEDVDIALFSAGGSISKLFAPEAVKRGAIVVDNTSAYRMDPDVPLVVPEVNEEDLRTHNGIIANPNCSTIQMVVALEPIRKKYGLSKVVVSTYQAVSGAGAAAIEELHTQSQDIIDGKEAKPEILPVKGDQKHYQIAFNAIPQIDKFQDNGYTFEEMKMINETKKIMHMPQLKVAATCVRLPVVTGHSESVYIELESENTTVSELQALLESAPGIVLQDRPEEQLYPMPAHSVGKNDVFVGRIRKDLDDQKGFHLWIVSDNLLKGAAWNSVQIAESLVKLGIVK